The genome window ATATTTAAGGACGAAGTAATATATCACAATATCAAAATGTTAACAATAAGAATAGAAGGATTAGCGATGATATGCAGAAAGGACTTGAAGTTATAAAACAAGATAAACAGAACAAACTCTAAATAACCATCATTACTTCCGCTAAATGGTGAAttatggttaataaaaaatattattaaccttttatataataatagttACTTGTTCATAAGGAAAATAGAAAGTTAGCCATACATTcgacaatttaaaaaaaaaaaaaaatttttttttttctttttgataTGTAgtgaaaatatttcaaaattttttatttttaaagtttttttatcatatcgaaataattttaaaaataaaagttaaatTTAGTATTagaatgaaaagaaaaagggattatttttacaataacatttaatttttacatatttttataataccaTAATTACTATaactaaatttttatttttttaattagtcATTTTACgtaattgatttattaattggctgCTTAATGGCTTTGCtaaagtattaaacaaacaaattaataatgagcatgtataactaattatacttttatatatatatacataatcgtttttactatatatatataatgttttcttatgatgtataatatttaatcgGAATTAAATATTACTGCCTCTTTTAATAGGCATGCTAAACTGTTATAaaagagtttttatttacaaagactAGTAtcatcttttaattaaaaacatacaaatagattataacaattaataaagtcaaaactttaatttattcaatattatttcaaaaatatatattgaatataacaaaaacattcgttttttttatcttaagtttttcatgtaacaaaaattaattctctttttaattagaaCGAACGTTAGCTGACaatcccaaaaaaaaaaaaaataattttaatttttttttttaattacaaagacgtatataaataaaataaacaaacaaaaaaaaaataactttatattttttttttttttataactatcgtcggtgcatggctaacttgtgcATATACGACTAATAAACTAAATGTACTACAAAAgattaataatatcttttattaaccagtaATCAATAATCTTAAAGaggatttaaatttttaataaaaaaataaaatcgtAATTTTATTGAAGCAAATGACTCTTAAACAATAATTACCTAATTAagttatatgtataaaatttACGTATTAGTagcataaatataatttcacAATAAGTAAGTGGATAAATCtctacatgctctttattaatttgttattTCAATAATATAGCAAAGATACTGATAGACCAATTATTAAatcaattatataaaataattaattaaaactggataataattttatattataattattaagagtcttttaaaaaaaatgtaaatattaaatattaataaacacagaattatttttgttttttctttttaatatccaatttaatttttattttataaattaattcaaTTTGAcaacaaaaattttacaaaaacatttaaaaaaatatcctCTAATCTTTTATAAGAcagtgtatttttttttttaatgaataagAATTAATTTAACAAAAACAATGCAAAAATGAGAATATAATATagtcataatttttttttcttttaaaactAGCTAATACATGGTTAACTCTCTATTTTCCATATAACTATTATTCCATAGAAGgataaaaatatcttttatcAGCCAAAAGGTTATTTATAATTCCTTATGTTTTATATGGAATTTTCCGAGAATTGATAAAATTGAGTAAATCaaaatagataaattaaGTATAAGAGTAGTATATCCAGATATTAATAAACCAAATTGAGCAACATCTtttgaatataatattaatgaataaaatagTTGACAAGATGATACAGATAAACTTAAAGTATTTAAAATACATGCACAACTCTCTAAAGTAATATTATTACAttctacatttttatttttctcttctttttcttcttcttctttttcttcttctttttcttcttcttcttcttcttctttttcttcttcttcttcctctttttctttttcttctttctcttcttttttattttttgattctGGATCATCTATTACATCATGTTCacataattttaattcttcGCCTATtggtttttttatattttcaccTTCTGCTAATGACCTTTTAGCTCCTAaatttaatgttttttttaagtcATTTTCATAATTCCATGATCTACAAGAATCACACTAAAATAGCAAAAAAACATTTAGAATTTAGTAATAGTATTTTTCATAgcgataaaaaattaattaaagtTATAACAATAACAacaaaacataaatattttttagcATTATCATTATCCTACAGAACTAGAAACTTGTAATATCCAAATTAAAAaggtaaatataaaaaactttataagaaaatctaatatattttttttctcttttttattgtatatttttaaagttgATCTATCTGTAGTAATAGAACCTTTAGCAACGTGGGAATCGTATCCTAAAAATCCATCAATACTAGATATAACATTACTTTTCCtgctcattttttttttatataagtttatttatttttagatataattaataataatttaaaaaaaaaaagaaagcaattaaaatttttaaattctacgtaaaattaataaatgttaaaatgttcaaaaaaatattaccttaaaatatatatataaattttatgtattaaatattaaaatagaaTAGATCAATGAATTACTGAACatatatacattaaatatttaatatttataaatgtacttcttaaaattttatataaaacaaaaattaagtattgctaattttttattttctttaaaaaaaagtggagatgatatttaaataataaaattttaaaataggaATAAATTAAGGATAATATTCATGCAATAAGCAATGCTAATGGttttaaaagtatttttacAAATAGTACATGTACTTACTATTAATTCTAATaacagaaaatataaaaagaattacttTATAATTCAGATTACAAATATGATGATATTAATtctgtatatttttaagatatacaatattaaataaattttaaagataatataattgataatattttttatttgataataaa of Plasmodium relictum strain SGS1 genome assembly, contig: PRELSG_00_v1_347, whole genome shotgun sequence contains these proteins:
- a CDS encoding fam-h protein, translating into MSRKSNVISSIDGFLGYDSHVAKGSITTDRSTLKIYNKKEKKNILDFLIKFFIFTFLIWILQVSSSCDSCRSWNYENDLKKTLNLGAKRSLAEGENIKKPIGEELKLCEHDVIDDPESKNKKEEKEEKEKEEEEEEKEEEEEEEKEEEKEEEEKEEKNKNVECNNITLESCACILNTLSLSVSSCQLFYSLILYSKDVAQFGLLISGYTTLILNLSILIYSILSILGKFHIKHKEL